One Aquarana catesbeiana isolate 2022-GZ linkage group LG06, ASM4218655v1, whole genome shotgun sequence genomic region harbors:
- the LOC141148158 gene encoding uncharacterized protein — protein MDIQDLTAIIRRFRFTDSEKAKHGYKRILLQLFGFLGHGKSSFINTCRYVLDGGDYVNHAGADSSDAGRTTSRISYKLTEDIILVDNRGCGTMNSHETGEIFAQLANLLPLDQEVEWSKGFRLVDRIVDAETEIQKSDFIFPIFLYSVKMGIYDTDIEDLKQLLDTAKMLTGIFPFIVLTHKTHGGMSRIERKFQDLGAERVFALENYTPEDHFKTRGRHEDVLKFFHEIIKEAQFKVEQVWDPVQGFKERKQFVLKFIYDREMKSHRSEREQKTHAEQTFLVKRLESLKFQAEAQRQEDKRYFDEEMKRMQETFEAHRRSDVLRFEAEMKEYQRQLKKARKDGCKLQ, from the exons ATGGATATCCAAGACCTGACAGCGATCATTAGGAGATTTAGGTTCACAGACTCAGAGAAAGCGAAGCACGGTTATAAAAGAATCCTCCTCCAGCTTTTTGGATTTTTGGGCCATGGGAAATCATCCTTTATCAACACCTGTAGGTACGTCTTGGATGGCGGGGACTATGTGAATCATGCCGGGGCAGACAGTTCGGACGCAGGACGGACCACGTCACGAATATCCTACAAGCTCACAGAGGACATCATTCTAGTGGATAATCGGGGATGTGGCACTATGAACAGCCATGAGACCGGTGAGATCTTCGCTCAGCTCG CCAACTTGCTCCCCTTGGATCAGGAAGTTGAATGGAGCAAGGGCTTCCGGCTTGTAGACAGAATTGTGGATGCCGAAACTGAAATCCAGAAATCAGACTTCATCTTCCCCATTTTCCTCTACAG CGTAAAGATGGGGATTTATGATACAGATATTGAAGATTTAAAGCAATTGTTGGACACAGCCAAGATGCTAACAG GAATTTTCCCTTTCATAGTCCTGACACATAAGACACACGGAGGAATGTCGAGAATCGAAAGGAAATTTCAGGACTTGGGTGCGGAAAGGGTTTTCGCCCTTGAAAACTACACCCCTGAGGATCACTTCAAAACCAGGGGGAGGCACGAGGACGTGCTAAAGTTTTTCCATGAAATCATCAAAGAGGCTCAGTTCAAGGTGGAGCAAGTTTGGGATCCGGTACAAGGGTTTAAAGAACGCAAGCAGTTTGTTCTAAAATTTATCTATGACCGGGAGATGAAGAGCCATCGGAGCGAGCGAGAACAGAAGACACACGCTGAACAGACCTTCCTAGTCAAGCGGCTGGAAAGTCTAAAATTCCAAGCAGAAGCTCAAAGACAAGAGGACAAAAGGTACTTCGATGAGGAGATGAAGAGGATGCAGGAGACATTTGAAGCTCATAGGAGGAGCGATGTTCTGAGATTTGAGGCGGAGatgaaggagtatcagaggcaacTTAAGAAAGCTCGAAAGGATGGTTGTAAATTACAATAA